One stretch of Musicola paradisiaca NCPPB 2511 DNA includes these proteins:
- the pflA gene encoding pyruvate formate lyase 1-activating protein — protein sequence MSVIGRIHSFESCGTVDGPGIRFIAFFQGCLMRCLYCHNRDTWDTHGGREITVEELMKEVVTYRHFMNASGGGVTASGGEAILQAEFVRDWFRACHEQGINTCLDTNGFVRRYDPVIDELLDVTDLVMLDLKQLNDDIHQNLVGVSNHRTLEFARYLATRNQRVWIRYVVVPGWTDDDASAHLLGEFTKNMSNIEKIELLPYHELGKHKWTAMGEEYKLDGIKPPKADIMDRVKSIIAGYGHKVVY from the coding sequence ATGTCAGTTATTGGTCGCATTCACTCCTTTGAATCCTGCGGTACCGTCGACGGCCCCGGCATCCGATTCATCGCCTTCTTTCAGGGCTGCCTGATGCGTTGTCTCTACTGCCACAACCGGGACACCTGGGATACTCACGGCGGTCGGGAAATCACGGTGGAAGAGCTGATGAAGGAAGTGGTGACGTACCGCCATTTCATGAATGCGTCCGGCGGCGGCGTTACCGCATCCGGCGGCGAAGCCATTTTGCAGGCGGAGTTTGTGCGCGACTGGTTCCGCGCCTGCCATGAGCAAGGGATCAATACTTGCCTCGACACCAACGGCTTCGTGCGCCGTTACGACCCGGTTATTGATGAACTGCTGGATGTCACCGATCTGGTCATGCTGGATCTGAAACAGCTCAATGATGATATCCACCAGAATCTGGTCGGCGTATCCAACCACCGTACACTGGAATTCGCCCGCTATCTGGCCACACGCAATCAGCGCGTCTGGATCCGTTACGTCGTCGTCCCCGGCTGGACGGATGATGACGCCTCCGCCCATCTGCTGGGGGAATTTACCAAAAACATGAGCAATATCGAGAAAATCGAACTGCTGCCCTACCATGAACTGGGCAAGCACAAATGGACTGCCATGGGTGAGGAGTACAAGCTGGACGGTATCAAACCGCCCAAAGCCGATATTATGGATCGCGTAAAATCCATTATCGCCGGCTACGGCCATAAAGTGGTTTACTGA
- a CDS encoding LysR family transcriptional regulator, which yields MRLDKLEIRWLKLFCKIVEKKGITNAQDATGLSQPVLSHYLSRLEDALGLVLCERGRGGFSLTTEGEVVYQEARAVIATLDDFANRLARIKHELIGEVRIGCLDNIASHPEQAVSLAIRRLFARSPEASMHLSINDYHSLMERLRNSELDIVLTVLPDDIPPDIFFQPAFIERSSFYAAAEQAPRVEQEWRDGTLNPKRLLVGGYATNEICQQLGPIARQGLKNTTWNEEGSLLLLLAGTHVGFLPDHYAERWVQEGKLCAISPENLGLASIFYLVRNARQRLSPVAEVLWNNIIEAGQPSLTGGTPRMTT from the coding sequence ATGCGCCTCGATAAACTTGAAATCCGCTGGTTAAAACTCTTTTGCAAAATCGTCGAGAAAAAAGGGATCACTAACGCGCAGGACGCCACCGGCCTCAGCCAACCGGTGCTGAGCCACTATCTTTCGCGTCTTGAAGATGCGCTGGGGCTGGTATTGTGCGAACGGGGTCGCGGCGGATTCTCGCTGACCACCGAAGGCGAAGTGGTGTATCAGGAAGCCAGAGCCGTCATCGCCACGTTGGATGATTTCGCCAACCGTCTGGCGCGCATCAAGCACGAACTGATCGGCGAAGTGCGCATCGGCTGCCTGGACAATATCGCCTCGCATCCCGAACAGGCGGTTTCTCTGGCGATCCGCCGCCTGTTTGCCCGCAGCCCTGAAGCCTCCATGCACCTCAGCATCAACGACTATCATTCGCTGATGGAACGTCTGCGCAACAGCGAGCTGGATATCGTCCTCACCGTACTGCCGGATGACATCCCGCCGGATATCTTTTTTCAACCGGCATTCATCGAACGCAGCTCGTTCTATGCCGCAGCGGAGCAGGCGCCCCGGGTCGAACAAGAGTGGCGCGACGGTACGCTGAATCCCAAACGTCTGCTGGTCGGCGGCTACGCCACCAATGAAATCTGCCAACAGTTAGGGCCGATAGCCCGGCAAGGGTTGAAGAACACAACCTGGAATGAAGAAGGCAGCCTGCTGCTGTTACTCGCGGGCACCCATGTCGGCTTTTTGCCGGATCACTACGCCGAGCGCTGGGTTCAGGAAGGGAAACTGTGTGCGATATCTCCGGAAAATCTCGGCCTTGCCAGCATTTTTTATCTGGTACGGAATGCCAGACAGCGGCTAAGCCCGGTCGCGGAAGTGCTCTGGAACAACATTATCGAAGCGGGGCAACCGTCACTGACCGGCGGTACTCCGCGCATGACGACATGA
- a CDS encoding type 2 periplasmic-binding domain-containing protein: protein MFCGVQGWEPSWFGLGVTRYHGGRVQFLDAVQIVQPMLTRRRGLGVRHPDVDIGDGVHAADEGLQRRDPDKGAIGRRTVQPDNDDVVTFQLPPAAGKRLIALFPDAEPTALSVYAVYRSREHMSAALRALLDFLVAWFAANLEWKRLSQR from the coding sequence ATGTTTTGCGGCGTCCAGGGTTGGGAGCCGTCTTGGTTCGGGCTGGGAGTGACTCGGTACCACGGTGGTCGGGTTCAGTTTCTTGATGCTGTCCAGATCGTCCAGCCAATGCTGACGCGACGCCGCGGTTTGGGTGTCCGCCATCCAGACGTGGATATTGGCGACGGTGTGCACGCCGCCGACGAGGGCCTTCAGCGCCGGGATCCAGACAAAGGTGCGATCGGGCGTCGCACCGTTCAGCCCGATAATGACGATGTCGTTACCTTCCAGTTGCCGCCGGCTGCCGGCAAGCGGCTGATTGCCTTGTTTCCCGACGCGGAACCGACGGCGCTGAGCGTGTATGCCGTTTATCGATCGCGCGAGCATATGTCCGCCGCGTTGCGCGCGTTGCTGGATTTCCTGGTGGCGTGGTTTGCCGCCAATCTGGAATGGAAACGCCTCTCGCAACGTTGA
- a CDS encoding DsbA family protein: MNRLHYIFDPLCGWCYAAAPLIHAARKIKGLPIVLHAGGMMTGPNRRRITPEWREYVQPHDRRIAQMSGQPFGDGYFNGLLWDVTATLDSEPPTTAILAAEELGGHGLDLLERLQRAHYVEGQRISDLPVLLQLATDIGLNRDDFENACTHWRGQPTRQHIAESRQWLTQSGGGGFPTLVLALDDTLTTLNIAPWIGRPDAWQDYLLKQVAVSQ; encoded by the coding sequence ATGAACAGGCTACACTACATCTTTGATCCGCTGTGTGGTTGGTGTTATGCCGCAGCGCCGTTAATCCACGCAGCCCGTAAAATTAAAGGGCTGCCGATTGTGCTTCATGCCGGCGGCATGATGACCGGCCCCAACCGCCGCCGGATCACCCCTGAATGGCGGGAATACGTGCAACCCCATGATCGGCGCATCGCGCAGATGAGCGGGCAGCCCTTCGGGGACGGCTATTTCAACGGTCTGCTGTGGGACGTGACCGCCACGCTGGATTCAGAACCGCCGACTACCGCCATCCTCGCGGCTGAGGAATTGGGCGGGCACGGGCTGGATCTGCTGGAGCGCCTGCAACGCGCCCATTATGTCGAAGGCCAGCGTATTTCGGATCTCCCGGTGTTATTGCAACTGGCTACCGACATTGGGCTGAATCGGGATGATTTTGAAAACGCCTGTACCCACTGGCGCGGGCAGCCTACCCGCCAGCACATCGCCGAGAGCCGGCAATGGCTGACGCAATCCGGCGGCGGCGGTTTCCCGACGCTGGTTCTGGCGCTGGACGATACGCTGACCACGCTCAATATTGCGCCTTGGATTGGTCGCCCTGACGCCTGGCAAGATTATCTGCTTAAACAGGTCGCCGTCAGTCAATAA
- a CDS encoding glutathione S-transferase family protein translates to MIRVHHLNTSRSQRILWLLEELDVPYEVVNWQRNRFSMRAPDALRKIHPLGKAPMIEHDGKVLAETGLIIEYLVDTFGPHLAPTPDCPEYWRYRYWMHYTEGSLMSTMLLKRVAQKMGPFGWPILGMVNKQLNLHVDFLEQEAGKSPWLAGNTFSAADIMMGFPLDIAASRGWFDQSRPHLWRLLAAMRARPAWQRAARYP, encoded by the coding sequence ATGATTAGAGTCCACCATCTGAATACCTCACGTTCGCAGCGTATCCTCTGGTTGCTGGAAGAGTTGGACGTTCCCTACGAGGTGGTCAACTGGCAGCGCAATCGGTTCTCGATGCGGGCGCCGGACGCACTGCGGAAAATTCATCCGCTGGGCAAAGCGCCGATGATTGAACACGACGGCAAAGTTCTGGCCGAAACCGGGCTGATTATCGAGTACCTGGTTGACACCTTCGGCCCGCATCTGGCTCCCACGCCCGATTGCCCCGAATACTGGCGTTATCGCTACTGGATGCACTACACCGAAGGCTCGCTGATGAGCACAATGCTGTTAAAACGGGTGGCTCAGAAGATGGGGCCGTTCGGCTGGCCGATTCTTGGCATGGTCAATAAGCAGCTCAATCTGCATGTTGATTTTCTGGAGCAGGAGGCGGGCAAGTCCCCCTGGCTGGCGGGAAACACCTTCTCCGCCGCCGATATCATGATGGGATTCCCGCTGGATATCGCCGCCAGCCGGGGCTGGTTCGATCAATCGCGCCCGCATCTGTGGCGGCTATTGGCGGCAATGCGAGCCCGGCCGGCCTGGCAACGGGCGGCGCGCTACCCGTAG
- the dmsD gene encoding Tat proofreading chaperone DmsD — protein MARQMVSLTGRMLGALLYYAPDNDNNMPLFAQLRQSGWHQTWPCGDAAPVEQAAQQMTLGLQSGYEERLADVWQRLFIGPDHLEAPPWGSVYLDKESVLFGDSTLALRLWLRQQGIEPCNEAREPEDHIGLMLMLAAWCAEHQPDGVPILLADHLLPWAMRYLDLLEQAAGHPFYQGVAALTRTTLQDWQRVYRLTPAPRQLFY, from the coding sequence ATGGCAAGACAAATGGTCAGCCTTACCGGGCGCATGCTGGGCGCGCTGTTGTATTACGCGCCGGATAATGACAACAACATGCCGCTGTTTGCGCAACTGCGGCAGTCGGGCTGGCATCAGACGTGGCCGTGCGGCGATGCGGCGCCTGTCGAGCAAGCGGCGCAGCAGATGACCCTGGGCCTGCAATCCGGGTACGAAGAGCGGTTGGCTGACGTGTGGCAGCGGTTGTTTATCGGGCCGGATCATCTTGAGGCGCCGCCGTGGGGCTCGGTCTATCTGGATAAAGAGAGCGTGCTGTTCGGCGATTCCACGCTGGCGTTGCGCCTCTGGTTACGCCAGCAAGGCATCGAGCCGTGCAACGAGGCGCGGGAACCGGAAGACCATATCGGCCTGATGCTGATGTTGGCGGCATGGTGCGCGGAGCACCAGCCCGACGGCGTGCCCATTCTGCTGGCGGATCACCTGCTGCCGTGGGCGATGCGCTATCTCGATTTGCTGGAGCAGGCGGCCGGGCACCCGTTCTATCAGGGGGTCGCCGCGCTGACCCGAACGACATTGCAGGACTGGCAACGTGTCTACCGGTTAACGCCCGCGCCCAGGCAACTGTTTTATTGA
- a CDS encoding DmsC/YnfH family molybdoenzyme membrane anchor subunit, with protein MGNGWHEWPLVIFTVLGQCVVGGFMVMAWALLRHGVDSAQATKINRQMFFLWLLMGIGFVASVLHLGSPWRAMNALNRLGASPLSNEIALGSLFFALGGVFWLLRLLEKIAGGLARLWLVVTLLVGVGFLYAMIRVYLIDTVPTWNNGFTPVHFLVTALLGGPLLGYALLRAAGETDAEIRWLPVFSLCGLVVSMVAILWQTTALPEIHSSVQQATQLVPAYAGIQIFRWLLLIAGLSLWLVPLFRRRPSSVGVLALGSGLVIGGELLGRVIFYGLHMTVGMAVAG; from the coding sequence ATGGGAAACGGATGGCATGAATGGCCGCTGGTGATTTTTACCGTACTGGGGCAGTGCGTGGTCGGCGGGTTTATGGTGATGGCGTGGGCGCTGTTGCGTCATGGGGTCGACTCGGCGCAGGCGACAAAAATCAACCGGCAAATGTTTTTCCTCTGGTTGTTGATGGGGATAGGTTTTGTCGCGTCGGTGCTCCATCTTGGCTCGCCGTGGCGGGCGATGAACGCGCTGAACCGCCTTGGCGCTTCGCCGTTGAGTAATGAAATCGCGCTGGGGTCGCTGTTTTTCGCGCTGGGAGGCGTGTTCTGGCTGTTGCGGTTATTGGAAAAAATCGCCGGCGGGCTGGCGCGGTTGTGGTTGGTGGTCACGTTATTGGTCGGGGTGGGTTTTTTGTACGCCATGATCCGGGTATACCTGATCGATACCGTGCCGACCTGGAATAACGGTTTTACGCCGGTGCATTTTCTGGTGACGGCGCTGCTGGGCGGCCCGCTGCTGGGTTATGCGCTACTGCGCGCGGCGGGTGAAACGGACGCCGAGATCCGCTGGTTGCCGGTTTTCAGCCTGTGCGGGTTGGTGGTGAGTATGGTGGCCATCCTGTGGCAAACCACCGCGCTACCCGAGATCCATAGCTCGGTGCAGCAGGCCACGCAGCTGGTGCCGGCCTATGCGGGGATACAGATTTTCCGCTGGTTGTTGTTGATCGCCGGTTTGTCGCTGTGGCTGGTTCCGCTGTTTCGTCGCCGCCCGTCTTCCGTCGGCGTGCTGGCGCTGGGATCGGGTCTGGTGATCGGCGGTGAATTACTGGGGCGGGTTATCTTCTACGGCCTGCATATGACGGTTGGTATGGCGGTCGCGGGCTAA
- a CDS encoding DMSO/selenate family reductase complex B subunit: MGTQYGFYIDSSRCTGCKTCELACKDYKNLTPEVNFRRIYEYAGGGWQQDGNCWHQNVFAYYLSVSCNHCSDPACTKVCPTGAMHKQGDNFVVVDESICIGCRYCEMACPYGAPQFDAAKGHMTKCDGCYQRVAEGKKPICVESCPLRALDLAPIEELRKRYGTLAEVAPLPAARFTQPNIVVKPNANSRAVGDTTGFLANPEEV; the protein is encoded by the coding sequence ATGGGTACGCAATATGGTTTTTATATTGATTCAAGCCGCTGCACCGGGTGCAAAACCTGCGAGCTGGCCTGTAAGGATTACAAGAATCTGACTCCGGAGGTGAATTTCCGTCGTATTTATGAGTATGCCGGGGGGGGATGGCAGCAGGACGGCAACTGCTGGCATCAGAACGTGTTCGCCTATTACCTCTCGGTGTCGTGCAACCACTGTAGCGATCCCGCCTGTACCAAGGTGTGCCCGACCGGCGCCATGCACAAGCAGGGCGATAACTTTGTGGTGGTGGATGAATCCATCTGCATCGGCTGTCGTTATTGTGAAATGGCCTGCCCGTATGGCGCGCCGCAGTTTGACGCCGCCAAAGGCCATATGACCAAATGCGACGGCTGTTACCAGCGGGTGGCCGAAGGGAAAAAACCGATTTGCGTCGAATCCTGCCCGCTGCGCGCGCTGGATCTGGCGCCTATCGAAGAGCTGAGAAAACGCTACGGCACATTGGCGGAAGTGGCGCCGCTGCCGGCCGCAAGGTTCACCCAGCCGAATATCGTGGTGAAACCGAATGCCAACAGCCGTGCCGTGGGCGATACCACCGGCTTCCTGGCAAATCCTGAGGAGGTGTGA
- the dmsA gene encoding dimethylsulfoxide reductase subunit A, with translation MNNVKKSSVLLYPLSRRSLVKNGALCGIAAAVGNLALPFASRAFAGQSVSSSTSAEQVIWSACTVNCGSRCPLRMHVVDGEIRYVETDNTGDDEYDGLHQVRACLRGRSMRRRVYHPDRLKYPMKRVGKRGEGKFERISWDEALDIVAASLKNTVSKYGNEAVYLNYGTGTLGGTMTRSWPPGKTLVARLMNCYGGYLNHYGDYSTAQITVGLNYTYGGWADGNSPSDIENSKLVVLFGNNPAETRMSGGGVTYYLEEARRKSNAKLIVIDPRYTDTGAGREDEWIPIYPGTDAALVAGIAYVLITENQVDQAFLDKYCVGYDEKTLPPGAPANGHYKAYILGQGADGIAKTPQWAAAITRIPAETIIRLAREIGSVKPAFIAQGWGPQRRANGELTSRAIAMLPILTGNVGIHGGNSGARESSYGTAFVRMPTLTNPVKTSISMFMWTDAIERGPEMTALKDGVRGKDKLDVPIKFIWNYAGNCLINQHSQINRTHEILQDDSKCEMIVVIDNHMTASAKYADILLPDCTAAEQMDFCLDASCGNMAYVIFADRVIAPRFECRTIYDMLTDLSRRLGVEQAFTEGRTQEQWMRYLHQQSRALMPALPEFDSFRQQGMYKERDPNGHFVAYKAFRADPQAHPLTTPSGKIEIYSAALAAIAGSWTLSPGDVIDPLPVYHAGFENYDDPLMRHYPLQLSGFHYKSRTHSTYGNVELLKAACPQEMWINPLDARARGIASGDRVRIWNDRGQVDVAAKVTPRIIPGVVALGEGAWYDPDARRVDQSGCINVLTTQRPSPLAKGNPSHTNLVEVQKI, from the coding sequence ATGAACAATGTCAAGAAATCTTCTGTACTCCTATACCCGCTCAGCCGCCGTTCGTTGGTAAAAAACGGCGCGCTGTGCGGTATTGCGGCGGCAGTCGGCAACCTGGCGTTACCCTTTGCCAGCCGGGCGTTCGCCGGGCAATCCGTCTCTTCATCAACGTCTGCGGAACAGGTTATCTGGAGTGCCTGTACCGTAAACTGCGGCAGTCGATGCCCATTGCGTATGCATGTGGTTGACGGCGAAATTCGTTACGTTGAAACCGATAATACCGGCGATGACGAGTACGACGGTCTGCATCAGGTGCGGGCTTGCCTGCGGGGCCGTTCGATGCGCCGTCGCGTTTATCATCCCGACCGTTTGAAGTACCCGATGAAGCGCGTGGGCAAGCGCGGAGAAGGGAAATTTGAGCGCATCAGTTGGGATGAAGCGCTGGATATCGTCGCGGCCAGCCTGAAAAACACCGTGAGCAAATATGGTAATGAAGCCGTCTACCTGAATTACGGCACCGGCACGCTGGGCGGGACGATGACGCGCTCATGGCCGCCGGGGAAAACGCTGGTGGCGCGTCTGATGAATTGCTATGGCGGCTACCTCAACCATTACGGCGATTACAGCACCGCGCAGATTACGGTCGGGCTGAATTATACATACGGCGGCTGGGCGGACGGCAACAGCCCCTCGGATATCGAAAACAGCAAACTGGTGGTGCTGTTCGGTAATAACCCGGCCGAAACCCGGATGAGCGGGGGCGGCGTGACCTATTATCTGGAGGAAGCGCGCCGGAAGTCGAACGCCAAACTGATTGTTATCGATCCCCGCTACACCGATACCGGCGCCGGCCGGGAAGACGAATGGATCCCCATCTATCCGGGGACGGACGCCGCGCTGGTGGCGGGGATAGCGTATGTGCTGATCACCGAAAATCAGGTGGATCAGGCCTTTTTGGATAAATACTGCGTTGGCTACGATGAGAAAACCCTGCCGCCCGGCGCGCCGGCTAACGGGCATTACAAAGCCTATATCCTCGGGCAGGGCGCGGACGGTATCGCCAAGACGCCGCAGTGGGCGGCGGCCATTACCCGTATCCCGGCCGAGACCATCATCCGGCTGGCGCGGGAAATCGGCAGCGTCAAACCGGCCTTCATCGCCCAGGGATGGGGGCCGCAGCGGCGCGCCAATGGCGAACTGACCTCGCGGGCGATCGCCATGCTGCCGATCCTTACCGGCAACGTGGGGATTCACGGCGGTAACAGCGGCGCACGGGAAAGTTCCTACGGGACGGCATTCGTGCGGATGCCGACATTGACCAACCCGGTGAAAACCAGCATCTCCATGTTCATGTGGACGGACGCCATCGAACGAGGGCCGGAAATGACGGCGTTGAAGGATGGGGTGCGCGGTAAGGATAAGCTGGACGTACCGATTAAATTCATCTGGAACTATGCCGGCAACTGTTTGATTAATCAGCATTCCCAAATCAATCGTACCCATGAAATCCTGCAGGATGACAGCAAGTGCGAAATGATTGTGGTGATCGATAATCACATGACGGCCTCTGCGAAGTACGCCGATATCCTGTTGCCGGACTGTACGGCGGCGGAGCAGATGGATTTTTGTCTGGATGCCTCCTGCGGCAACATGGCTTATGTGATTTTCGCCGATCGGGTGATTGCCCCCCGGTTTGAGTGCCGCACGATCTACGACATGCTGACCGATCTCTCTCGACGGCTGGGGGTGGAGCAGGCCTTCACCGAAGGGCGCACTCAGGAACAATGGATGCGCTACCTGCACCAGCAGTCGCGGGCATTGATGCCGGCGCTGCCGGAGTTTGATTCATTCCGTCAGCAAGGGATGTATAAGGAGCGCGATCCCAACGGGCATTTTGTGGCGTACAAGGCATTCCGCGCCGACCCGCAGGCCCACCCGCTGACCACGCCGTCCGGAAAGATTGAGATTTACTCCGCGGCGCTGGCTGCCATCGCCGGTAGCTGGACGTTATCGCCGGGCGACGTCATCGACCCGTTGCCGGTTTATCATGCCGGTTTCGAAAACTATGACGACCCGCTCATGCGTCATTATCCGCTGCAACTCAGTGGGTTCCATTATAAATCCCGCACCCATTCCACTTACGGCAATGTTGAATTGCTCAAAGCCGCGTGTCCGCAGGAAATGTGGATCAACCCGCTTGACGCCCGCGCCCGCGGGATTGCCAGCGGCGATCGGGTACGTATCTGGAACGATCGGGGCCAGGTTGACGTGGCGGCCAAAGTCACGCCGCGCATTATTCCCGGCGTCGTCGCGCTGGGAGAAGGGGCTTGGTATGACCCGGATGCCCGTCGGGTCGATCAGAGCGGCTGCATTAATGTGCTGACGACGCAACGCCCTTCGCCGCTGGCGAAAGGGAACCCCTCACATACCAATCTGGTTGAAGTACAAAAAATTTAG
- a CDS encoding DmsA/YnfE/YnfF family dimethyl sulfoxide reductase, translating to MSGKITHNLLQQGMDRRSFIKSTALTGLSAAIGQVLLPYQSLMAAGTATLSGEPAADKRVWGACSVNCGSRCALRFHVQDDVIRWVETDNTGDDQYGNHQVRACLRGRSIRQRINHPDRLKYPMKRVGKRGEGKFKRISWDEVLDDIAGSLKQVVEKYGNESVYINYSSGIVGGNITRSSPSASLVTRLMNCYGGSLGQYGTYSTAQIAYAMPYTYGSNMGNSTSDIENSKLVVMFGNNPAETRMSGGGITYYLEQARARSNARMVVIDPRYTDTAAGREDEWIPIRPGTDAALVAGLAHVLITENLVDQAFLDTYCVGYDEKTLPAGAPSNGHYKAYILGQGADGIAKTPAWAADITGIPQDRIIKLAREIGSTKPAYICQGWGPQRQMNGELTSRAIAMLPILTGNVGINGGNSGARESTYTLEVERMPVLSNPVKTKISCFTWTDAIVRGTEMTAKRDGVQGREQLTTPIKFIWNYAGNCLVNQHSDINRTHEILQDDSLCEKIVVIENFMTSSAKYADILLPDLMTIEQEDIIPNDYAGNMGYLIFIQPATSAKYERRPIYDILSEVARRLGPDVHQRFTEGRTQRQWLTYLYDKTRAKDPTLPDFETLRAMGIYKRKDPAGHYVAYKAFRDDPVKNPLKTPSGKIEIYSEALAKVAASWELKPDDVISPLPVYASTAEGWDDALRQRYPLQMIGFHYKARTHSTYGNIELLKAACPQEIWMNPLDAATRGIRNGDWVKVFNARGEVRLQAKVTPRIIPGVTAMPQGAWHQAEMAADRIDRGGCINTLTMLRPSPLAKGNPQHTNLVDIARV from the coding sequence ATGTCGGGGAAAATAACGCATAACCTGCTGCAACAGGGTATGGATAGACGTTCGTTCATTAAATCAACGGCGCTGACCGGCCTGTCTGCGGCGATCGGGCAAGTCTTGTTGCCTTACCAGTCCCTGATGGCGGCGGGAACGGCGACGTTATCAGGAGAACCGGCGGCGGATAAGAGGGTATGGGGCGCCTGTTCGGTCAATTGCGGCAGCCGCTGTGCGCTGCGCTTCCATGTGCAGGATGATGTGATCCGCTGGGTTGAGACGGATAACACCGGTGACGATCAATACGGAAATCATCAGGTCAGGGCCTGCCTGCGCGGGCGCAGCATCCGCCAGCGCATCAATCATCCCGACCGGCTGAAATACCCGATGAAACGGGTCGGTAAGCGCGGCGAAGGAAAGTTCAAACGTATCAGTTGGGACGAAGTACTGGATGACATTGCCGGCAGCCTGAAACAGGTGGTGGAGAAGTACGGCAACGAATCGGTGTATATCAATTACAGCTCCGGCATCGTCGGCGGCAACATCACTCGTTCTTCCCCTTCAGCGTCGTTGGTGACGCGGTTGATGAACTGCTATGGCGGTTCCCTTGGGCAATACGGAACCTACAGCACCGCGCAGATCGCCTATGCCATGCCGTATACCTACGGCAGCAATATGGGCAACAGCACCTCCGATATCGAAAACAGCAAACTGGTGGTGATGTTTGGTAATAACCCGGCGGAAACCCGGATGAGCGGGGGCGGCATCACCTATTACCTGGAGCAGGCGCGGGCGCGTTCTAACGCCCGGATGGTAGTGATCGACCCACGTTATACCGATACCGCCGCAGGGCGGGAGGACGAATGGATCCCGATTCGGCCGGGAACCGACGCCGCATTGGTGGCGGGGCTGGCCCATGTGTTGATCACGGAAAATCTGGTCGATCAGGCGTTTTTGGATACCTATTGCGTGGGGTACGACGAAAAGACGCTGCCTGCCGGCGCGCCGTCGAACGGGCACTATAAGGCTTATATTTTGGGGCAAGGGGCGGACGGGATTGCCAAAACACCGGCCTGGGCGGCGGACATTACCGGCATTCCTCAGGATCGTATCATCAAGCTGGCGCGGGAAATCGGCAGTACCAAACCGGCGTATATCTGTCAGGGATGGGGCCCGCAGCGGCAGATGAACGGTGAGTTGACGTCGCGGGCGATTGCGATGCTGCCGATCCTGACGGGCAATGTGGGGATCAACGGCGGCAACAGCGGCGCGCGGGAGTCCACCTACACGCTGGAAGTGGAACGGATGCCGGTGCTGAGCAACCCGGTTAAAACGAAAATCTCCTGCTTTACCTGGACGGACGCCATCGTGCGCGGTACGGAGATGACGGCGAAGCGGGATGGCGTTCAGGGGCGCGAACAGCTGACGACGCCGATCAAGTTTATCTGGAACTATGCCGGCAATTGTCTGGTTAACCAGCATTCGGACATCAACCGGACTCATGAAATTCTGCAGGATGACTCGCTGTGCGAGAAAATCGTCGTCATCGAGAATTTCATGACGTCATCGGCGAAGTATGCCGACATCCTGTTGCCTGACCTGATGACCATCGAGCAGGAGGACATCATCCCCAATGATTACGCCGGGAATATGGGCTACCTGATTTTCATCCAGCCGGCGACCAGCGCCAAATATGAACGACGTCCGATCTACGACATCCTCAGCGAGGTCGCGCGTCGGTTGGGGCCGGATGTCCATCAGCGTTTCACCGAAGGGCGGACGCAGCGGCAATGGCTGACGTATCTGTACGATAAAACCCGGGCTAAAGATCCCACGCTGCCGGATTTTGAAACGTTACGGGCGATGGGCATCTACAAACGCAAAGACCCGGCTGGGCATTATGTGGCGTATAAAGCGTTCCGCGACGATCCGGTGAAGAATCCGCTGAAAACGCCGTCAGGCAAAATTGAGATCTACTCCGAGGCGTTGGCGAAAGTCGCCGCCAGTTGGGAATTGAAACCCGATGACGTCATCAGCCCGCTGCCGGTGTATGCCTCCACCGCTGAGGGGTGGGACGATGCCCTGCGCCAGCGCTATCCCTTGCAGATGATCGGTTTCCATTATAAGGCCAGAACCCATTCGACTTACGGCAACATCGAGCTGCTCAAGGCGGCTTGCCCGCAGGAAATCTGGATGAACCCATTGGATGCCGCCACGCGCGGTATCCGCAACGGCGATTGGGTCAAAGTCTTCAACGCCCGTGGCGAGGTACGGCTACAGGCGAAGGTGACGCCGCGCATTATTCCCGGTGTGACCGCCATGCCGCAGGGAGCCTGGCATCAGGCGGAAATGGCTGCCGACCGTATCGACCGGGGCGGTTGTATCAATACCCTGACGATGCTGCGGCCGTCGCCGCTGGCGAAGGGGAATCCGCAACATACCAACCTGGTCGATATCGCCCGGGTTTAA